In Micromonospora sp. WMMA1363, a genomic segment contains:
- the dnaG gene encoding DNA primase has translation MVGRIRDEDIALVRERTSIADVISESVTLRSAGGGNLKGLCPFHDEKSPSFNVSPARNVWYCFGCGAGGDAIKFLMDAEHLTFVESIERLAARAGIQLRYVAADTPTPRSRPQQGQRQRLVAAHAAAVEFYRAQLTTPGARPAREFLARRGFDRAAAERYGCGFAPDGWDLLTKHLRQRGFSHDELVTAGLSRPARSGSLIDRFRRRLLWPIRDLTGGVIGFGARKLFDDDDGPKYLNTPETPIYKKSHVLYGIDQAKREIAKQGKVVVVEGYTDVMACHLAGVPTAVATCGTAFGVDHIGVLRRLLLDTDAVAGEIIFTFDGDAAGQKAALRAFDDDQRFVGRTFIAVSPDNMDPCELRLAKGDLAVRDLVARREPLVDFALRHAISRYDLDTVDGRVEAMRRAAPLVAKIKDREKRPEYVRKLAGDLGMEIEPVLRAVLEAGNAPASDRGAAARSAPAEPTVDSPQSMVEREALKLALQVPVLAGPMFDAVEATEYRHPVHVAVRSAVAAAGGVAAATGGAVWIESVRDACDDLAAKALVGELAVEPLRIDGEPDPRYLSVTMARLQWGSVTGRIRDLKSKIQRINPVSNKDEYFAAFGELLSLEQHARALREQAAGGL, from the coding sequence ATGGTGGGGCGGATCCGGGACGAGGACATCGCGCTGGTCCGCGAGCGCACCTCGATCGCCGACGTCATCTCCGAGTCGGTCACCCTCCGGTCCGCCGGCGGCGGCAACCTGAAGGGGCTCTGCCCGTTCCACGACGAGAAGAGCCCGTCGTTCAACGTCTCGCCCGCCCGGAACGTGTGGTATTGCTTCGGCTGCGGCGCCGGCGGGGACGCGATCAAGTTCCTGATGGACGCCGAGCACCTCACCTTCGTGGAGTCGATCGAGCGGCTCGCCGCCCGCGCCGGCATCCAGCTGCGGTACGTGGCGGCCGATACTCCGACCCCGCGCTCCCGCCCGCAGCAGGGACAGCGGCAGCGGCTGGTCGCCGCGCACGCCGCCGCCGTCGAGTTCTACCGGGCCCAGCTCACCACGCCCGGTGCCCGGCCGGCCCGTGAGTTCCTGGCCCGCCGCGGCTTCGACCGGGCCGCCGCCGAGCGGTACGGCTGCGGCTTCGCCCCGGACGGGTGGGACCTGCTGACGAAGCACCTGCGCCAGCGGGGCTTCAGCCACGACGAGCTGGTGACTGCCGGGCTGTCCCGCCCGGCCCGTTCGGGTAGCCTGATCGACCGGTTCCGCCGGCGGCTGCTCTGGCCGATCCGCGACCTGACCGGTGGCGTGATCGGCTTCGGCGCCCGCAAACTCTTCGACGACGACGACGGCCCGAAGTACCTGAACACCCCCGAGACACCGATCTACAAGAAGTCGCACGTCCTCTACGGCATCGACCAGGCCAAGCGGGAGATCGCCAAGCAGGGCAAGGTGGTCGTCGTCGAGGGGTACACCGACGTGATGGCCTGTCACCTGGCCGGGGTGCCGACCGCCGTGGCGACCTGCGGCACCGCGTTCGGCGTCGACCACATCGGGGTGCTGCGCCGGTTGCTGCTCGACACCGACGCGGTCGCCGGTGAGATCATTTTCACCTTCGACGGGGATGCCGCCGGGCAGAAGGCGGCGCTGCGCGCGTTCGACGACGACCAGCGCTTTGTCGGGCGTACCTTCATCGCCGTCAGCCCGGACAACATGGATCCGTGCGAGCTGCGCCTGGCCAAGGGTGACCTCGCGGTCCGTGATCTGGTCGCCCGCCGCGAGCCGCTCGTCGACTTCGCGCTGCGGCATGCGATCAGCCGGTACGACCTGGACACCGTCGACGGCCGGGTGGAGGCGATGCGTCGGGCGGCGCCGCTGGTTGCCAAGATCAAGGATCGGGAGAAGCGCCCGGAGTACGTCCGCAAGCTCGCCGGCGACCTGGGCATGGAGATCGAGCCGGTGCTGCGGGCGGTGCTGGAAGCCGGTAACGCCCCCGCGTCGGACCGGGGGGCGGCCGCCCGTTCCGCCCCCGCCGAGCCGACCGTGGACAGCCCGCAGTCGATGGTCGAGCGCGAGGCGCTGAAGCTGGCCCTGCAGGTGCCGGTGCTGGCCGGGCCGATGTTCGACGCGGTCGAGGCCACCGAGTACCGACACCCCGTACACGTGGCGGTCCGGTCGGCGGTCGCGGCGGCCGGTGGGGTGGCGGCGGCCACCGGCGGCGCGGTGTGGATCGAGTCGGTCCGCGACGCCTGTGACGACCTCGCCGCCAAGGCGCTCGTCGGTGAGCTGGCCGTCGAGCCACTGCGCATCGACGGGGAGCCTGATCCGCGCTACCTCTCGGTGACGATGGCGCGGTTGCAGTGGGGCTCGGTGACCGGCCGGATCCGGGACCTCAAGTCCAAGATCCAGCGGATCAACCCGGTCAGCAACAAGGACGAGTACTTCGCCGCCTTCGGCGAGCTGTTGTCGCTGGAGCAGCACGCCCGGGCGCTGCGCGAGCAGGCCGCGGGAGGGCTCTAG
- a CDS encoding DUF397 domain-containing protein: protein MDLTGAAWRKSTRSNGSGGNCVEVADNLPGRVAVRDSKDPGGPVLAFAPETWRAFVAHAPERR, encoded by the coding sequence ATGGACCTGACCGGCGCCGCATGGCGCAAGAGCACCCGCAGCAACGGCAGCGGCGGCAACTGCGTGGAGGTCGCCGACAACCTCCCCGGCCGGGTCGCCGTGCGCGACTCCAAGGACCCGGGCGGCCCCGTCCTGGCCTTCGCCCCCGAGACCTGGCGCGCGTTCGTCGCCCACGCTCCCGAGCGGCGGTAG
- a CDS encoding siderophore-interacting protein: protein MTERPKKVTSARVVRITRPTPHLVRLVFGGDELAELPVGEFTDHYIKILFPVPGVAYPEPIDLAGIRRDLPPAQWPRLRAYTVRAYDPVAGELTVDVVHHGDEGLAGPWTATLRPGDPVHFTGPGGAYAPNPDADWHLLVGDESALPAIAVALERLPAGAPAIVLAEIGDPTEEQHLPSPGRLDLTWLHRGDRPVGEALVAAVRALDFPPGDVHAFVHGEATFVRELRRLLRVDRGIPRERLSISGYWRRGMDDEGWRASKPDWNRQLEAEETVVS from the coding sequence ATGACGGAGCGTCCGAAGAAGGTCACGTCCGCCCGGGTCGTCCGGATCACGCGGCCCACCCCGCACCTGGTCCGGCTGGTGTTCGGCGGCGACGAGCTGGCCGAGCTGCCGGTGGGTGAATTCACCGACCACTACATCAAGATCCTCTTTCCGGTGCCCGGGGTGGCGTACCCGGAGCCGATCGATCTGGCCGGCATCCGCCGTGACCTGCCGCCCGCGCAGTGGCCACGGCTGCGCGCGTACACCGTGCGGGCGTACGACCCGGTCGCCGGCGAGCTGACCGTGGACGTGGTGCACCACGGCGACGAAGGGCTGGCCGGACCGTGGACGGCGACGTTGCGTCCCGGCGACCCGGTGCACTTCACCGGCCCCGGTGGGGCGTACGCCCCCAACCCGGACGCCGACTGGCACCTGCTGGTCGGCGACGAGAGCGCGCTGCCCGCCATCGCCGTCGCGCTGGAGCGGCTGCCGGCCGGCGCGCCGGCCATCGTCCTCGCCGAGATCGGCGACCCGACGGAGGAGCAGCACCTGCCCAGCCCGGGGCGGCTGGACCTGACCTGGCTGCACCGCGGTGACCGGCCGGTCGGCGAGGCGCTCGTCGCGGCGGTGCGTGCGCTGGACTTCCCGCCCGGCGACGTGCACGCCTTCGTCCACGGCGAGGCGACCTTCGTCCGGGAACTGCGCCGGCTGCTGCGCGTCGACCGGGGCATCCCCCGGGAACGGCTTTCGATCTCCGGCTACTGGCGGCGGGGCATGGACGACGAGGGCTGGCGGGCCAGCAAGCCGGATTGGAATCGTCAGCTCGAGGCGGAGGAGACGGTGGTGTCCTGA
- a CDS encoding flavin reductase: MPRHRPHVPARPSWRCRVCGAAWPCSPARLALLGEYRENRIGLLVYLGTLMAEAVTDVADLNGPTASANLHDRFLAWARARGDGGHDRSGQP, encoded by the coding sequence ATGCCGCGCCACCGCCCACACGTGCCGGCCCGCCCGTCCTGGCGCTGCCGGGTGTGCGGAGCCGCGTGGCCGTGCTCACCGGCCCGGCTGGCCCTGCTCGGCGAGTACCGCGAGAACCGGATTGGGCTGCTGGTCTACCTCGGAACGCTGATGGCCGAGGCCGTGACCGACGTGGCCGACCTGAACGGTCCGACAGCGTCGGCGAACCTGCACGACCGTTTCCTGGCCTGGGCCCGGGCCCGGGGCGACGGCGGCCACGACAGATCTGGACAGCCTTAA
- a CDS encoding ABC transporter permease, protein MTEMARDRARPALPRVPALAVLAHYLVGYRRTWRAGVFSSFLLPALTVLGFGVGVGAYIDRGVGGVSYLSWIVGGLLASTALQVAIAESTWPVFSNFQWIKTYFAQSAAPLRVGDILGGHLAYVLFRVLTSATAFLVVTGLLGALRSPWAVLALPVAALLGLAVAAPTFAYAAAVDSDSWLAMLFRFAVIPMTLFAGVFFPVESLPLALRWLAYATPLWHAVDLSRAATLGIAPQWSVAGHLLYLAAWVVGGWLLARRAFGRRLVV, encoded by the coding sequence ATGACGGAGATGGCGCGGGACCGGGCTCGGCCGGCGCTGCCGCGGGTGCCGGCGTTGGCGGTGCTCGCGCACTACCTGGTGGGTTACCGGCGCACCTGGCGGGCCGGCGTCTTCTCCTCGTTCCTGCTGCCCGCGCTGACCGTGCTCGGCTTCGGAGTGGGCGTCGGGGCCTACATCGACCGGGGCGTCGGTGGGGTGAGCTACCTGAGTTGGATCGTCGGCGGGCTGCTCGCCTCGACGGCGTTGCAGGTGGCGATCGCCGAGTCCACCTGGCCGGTGTTCAGCAACTTCCAGTGGATCAAGACCTACTTCGCGCAGAGCGCGGCGCCGCTGCGGGTGGGCGACATCCTCGGCGGTCACCTGGCGTACGTCCTGTTCCGGGTGTTGACCTCGGCCACGGCGTTCCTCGTGGTGACCGGTCTGCTGGGGGCGCTGCGGTCGCCGTGGGCGGTGCTGGCGCTGCCGGTGGCGGCGCTGCTCGGCCTGGCGGTCGCGGCCCCCACCTTCGCGTACGCGGCGGCGGTCGATTCGGACAGCTGGCTCGCGATGCTGTTCCGGTTCGCGGTGATCCCGATGACGCTCTTCGCCGGGGTGTTCTTCCCGGTCGAGTCGCTGCCGCTGGCGCTGCGCTGGCTCGCGTACGCCACGCCGCTGTGGCACGCCGTCGACCTGTCCCGCGCGGCGACCCTCGGCATCGCCCCGCAGTGGTCGGTCGCCGGTCATCTGCTCTACCTGGCTGCCTGGGTGGTCGGCGGCTGGCTGCTGGCCCGTCGCGCCTTCGGCCGCCGGCTCGTCGTCTAG
- a CDS encoding helix-turn-helix transcriptional regulator, with the protein MLDHFAEELRLVRAANGMSQTTLAEALSYSGALVAKVETCERRPSLDFARRCDAVLGADGRFERIQKRISRETVVPWFRDWAGIEQEATALRSFEPLYVPGLSQTEGYARAILAGAGLFAEDEIEQQVTARLDRQGVLIRDRPPLLSVVVDEYLLRRRVGGPEVMREQLQHLVKLGKTLPRVRIQVVPLSAGAYAGLDGPFVIATSPAGEDVVYLDGQRHGQVIDRADYVQQMVEVWESIRGEALSQQQSLDLIAEVAETWT; encoded by the coding sequence ATGTTGGACCACTTTGCGGAGGAGTTGCGGCTCGTTCGGGCCGCCAACGGCATGTCCCAGACCACCCTCGCCGAGGCCCTGAGCTATTCGGGCGCGCTGGTGGCCAAGGTGGAGACCTGCGAGCGCAGGCCGAGCCTGGACTTCGCCCGCCGGTGCGACGCGGTCCTCGGCGCGGACGGGCGGTTCGAGCGCATCCAGAAACGGATCAGCCGGGAGACCGTGGTGCCGTGGTTCCGCGACTGGGCCGGGATCGAGCAGGAGGCGACGGCCTTGCGCTCGTTCGAGCCGCTCTACGTGCCGGGCCTGTCGCAGACCGAGGGCTACGCCCGCGCCATCCTGGCCGGCGCCGGGCTGTTCGCGGAGGACGAGATCGAGCAGCAGGTGACCGCCCGGCTCGACCGGCAGGGGGTCCTGATCCGCGACCGGCCACCGCTGCTCAGCGTGGTCGTCGACGAGTACCTGCTGCGCCGCCGCGTCGGTGGGCCGGAGGTGATGCGGGAGCAGTTGCAGCATCTCGTGAAGCTGGGCAAGACGCTGCCGCGGGTCCGCATCCAGGTCGTGCCGCTCTCGGCCGGGGCCTACGCCGGGCTCGACGGCCCCTTCGTGATCGCCACGTCGCCGGCCGGAGAGGACGTCGTCTACCTGGACGGGCAGCGCCACGGGCAGGTGATCGACCGCGCCGACTACGTGCAGCAGATGGTCGAGGTTTGGGAGTCGATCCGTGGTGAGGCACTATCGCAGCAGCAGTCCCTCGACCTGATAGCTGAAGTGGCGGAGACATGGACCTGA
- a CDS encoding PadR family transcriptional regulator, which yields MEPLERIGGATVDVLRVLLDGGRPRWGLEIIKVTGRPSGSVYPLLERLERHGWVTSSWEEEMDRRGPRRRMYELTADGAREAQRVCARAATRVTPVRSTRPREA from the coding sequence ATGGAGCCGCTCGAACGGATCGGTGGCGCCACCGTCGACGTGCTGCGCGTCCTGCTCGACGGGGGGCGGCCGCGCTGGGGCCTGGAGATCATCAAAGTGACCGGCCGCCCGTCCGGCAGCGTCTACCCGCTGTTGGAGCGCCTGGAACGGCACGGCTGGGTCACCTCCTCCTGGGAGGAGGAGATGGATCGGCGCGGACCCCGACGACGCATGTACGAGCTGACCGCCGACGGCGCCCGGGAGGCACAGCGGGTGTGCGCCCGAGCGGCCACGCGGGTCACCCCTGTCCGGTCCACCCGGCCCCGGGAGGCCTGA
- a CDS encoding BCCT family transporter encodes MGERVGEGSRTAGRVDRVVLALGVGGVLAVVAWGVLARGSLAGFGEAGLTWAISTFGWFFVLAADAFLVLAVVIAATRFGRIRLGADSDEPEFNTLAWVAMMFSAGMGIGLVFFAVAEPIQHYATPPPATGVEPQTGAAGSAAMQYTLFHWTLHPWAIYAVVALALAYSTFRKGRENRISAAFRPLLGDRADGPAGRTIDLLAVFATVFGSATSLGLGALQVAAGLDLVAGVPNTTAVELVVIGALTLAFVFSAFSGLHRGIKWLSTTNVVLAVLLMLFVFVVGPTIYALEVLPASVGDYLTNLIFMSTRTGAFSDPAWLGSWTIFYWAWWISWAPFVGTFIARISRGRTVRQFLVGVLLVPSGASAVWFAVMGGTALRVQATGVRDLVADVDASSEQALFGLLDALPLAALTSVLAMTLIALYFVTSADSASLVLGSLTSRGALRPHRALVVTWGVLIGSVAGVLLLAGGLSALQQATILVALPFVVVMLGLAAALVKDMSRDPAASPPPRNPRYGLAAAVRTARSYEEEDPPPVRRYLRRRLH; translated from the coding sequence ATGGGCGAGCGGGTGGGGGAGGGGTCGCGGACCGCCGGCCGGGTGGACCGGGTGGTGCTGGCGCTCGGCGTCGGGGGCGTACTGGCGGTCGTGGCCTGGGGCGTGCTGGCCCGCGGTTCCCTGGCCGGCTTCGGCGAGGCTGGTCTGACCTGGGCGATCAGCACGTTCGGCTGGTTCTTCGTGCTGGCCGCCGATGCCTTCCTGGTGCTGGCGGTGGTGATCGCGGCGACCAGGTTCGGCCGGATCAGGTTGGGCGCCGACTCGGACGAGCCGGAGTTCAACACGCTGGCCTGGGTCGCGATGATGTTCAGCGCCGGGATGGGCATCGGCCTGGTCTTCTTCGCCGTGGCCGAGCCCATCCAGCACTACGCGACGCCGCCGCCGGCCACCGGGGTCGAGCCGCAGACCGGTGCGGCCGGTTCGGCGGCGATGCAGTACACGCTCTTCCACTGGACGCTGCACCCGTGGGCGATCTACGCGGTGGTGGCCCTCGCGCTGGCGTACTCGACGTTTCGCAAAGGACGGGAGAACCGGATCTCGGCGGCCTTCCGGCCGCTGCTCGGCGACCGGGCCGACGGGCCGGCCGGACGCACCATCGACCTGCTGGCGGTCTTCGCCACCGTCTTCGGCTCGGCGACCAGCCTCGGTCTGGGCGCGCTCCAGGTCGCCGCCGGGCTGGACCTGGTGGCCGGCGTCCCGAACACCACCGCCGTGGAGCTGGTGGTGATCGGTGCGCTCACCCTGGCCTTCGTGTTCTCCGCCTTCTCCGGCCTACACCGGGGCATCAAGTGGCTGTCCACCACCAACGTGGTGCTGGCGGTGCTGCTGATGCTCTTCGTCTTCGTGGTCGGGCCGACCATCTACGCCCTGGAGGTGCTGCCCGCCTCGGTTGGTGACTACCTCACCAATCTGATCTTCATGTCCACCCGCACCGGTGCGTTCTCCGACCCCGCCTGGTTGGGCTCCTGGACGATCTTCTACTGGGCGTGGTGGATCTCGTGGGCGCCGTTCGTGGGCACCTTCATCGCGCGTATCTCCCGAGGACGGACCGTCCGGCAGTTCCTGGTCGGTGTCCTCCTGGTGCCCAGCGGTGCCAGCGCGGTGTGGTTCGCGGTGATGGGCGGTACCGCGCTGCGTGTGCAGGCCACCGGCGTCCGGGACCTGGTCGCCGACGTGGACGCCAGCTCCGAGCAGGCGCTCTTCGGCCTGCTGGACGCGTTGCCCCTGGCGGCGCTGACCAGCGTGTTGGCCATGACGCTGATCGCGCTCTACTTCGTGACCAGCGCCGACTCGGCCTCACTGGTGCTCGGGTCGCTCACCTCCCGGGGCGCCCTGCGCCCGCACCGCGCGCTCGTGGTGACGTGGGGGGTGCTGATCGGTTCGGTGGCCGGGGTGCTGCTGCTGGCCGGTGGGTTGAGCGCCCTGCAACAGGCCACGATCCTGGTGGCCCTGCCGTTCGTGGTGGTGATGCTGGGGCTGGCCGCCGCGCTGGTCAAGGACATGTCCCGGGATCCGGCGGCCAGTCCGCCGCCGCGCAACCCCCGCTACGGGCTGGCCGCCGCGGTCCGCACCGCCCGTTCGTACGAGGAGGAGGACCCGCCGCCGGTCCGCCGCTACCTGCGCCGCCGGCTCCACTGA
- a CDS encoding ABC transporter ATP-binding protein, with product MTMAQPLIQARGLVKRFGDFTAVDGIDVEVRAGEAFGFLGPNGAGKSSTMRMVGCISPPSGGQLRILGMDPVRDGPAIRARLGVCPQLDNLDPELTVRENLTTYARYFGIPRRVARARAAELLDFVQLAERADSKVEPLSGGMKRRLTIARALVNEPEIVLLDEPTTGLDPQARHLVWERLFRLKQQGVTLVLTTHYMDEAEQLCDRLVVMDGGRIVAEGSPRALIERHSTREVVELRFAAESQEAFAGKLDGLGERVEVLPDRILLYVADGDAAVTEVTGLGLHPVNVLVRRSSLEDVFLHLTGRTLVD from the coding sequence GTGACCATGGCACAACCACTCATCCAGGCACGGGGGCTGGTGAAGCGGTTCGGCGACTTCACCGCCGTGGACGGCATCGACGTGGAGGTCCGCGCCGGTGAGGCGTTCGGCTTCCTCGGGCCCAACGGCGCCGGCAAGTCGTCCACCATGCGGATGGTCGGCTGCATCTCGCCCCCCAGCGGCGGACAGCTGCGCATCCTCGGCATGGATCCGGTGCGCGACGGCCCCGCCATCCGGGCCCGGCTCGGCGTCTGCCCCCAGCTCGACAACCTCGACCCGGAGCTGACCGTCCGGGAGAATCTGACGACTTACGCGCGATACTTCGGCATCCCGCGCCGGGTGGCCCGCGCCCGCGCCGCCGAGTTGCTCGACTTCGTGCAGCTCGCCGAGCGGGCCGACAGCAAGGTCGAGCCGTTGTCCGGCGGCATGAAACGCCGGCTCACCATCGCCCGCGCGCTGGTCAACGAGCCGGAGATCGTGTTGCTCGACGAGCCGACCACCGGTCTCGACCCGCAGGCCCGGCACCTGGTGTGGGAGCGGCTGTTCCGGCTCAAGCAGCAGGGCGTCACGCTGGTGCTCACCACGCACTACATGGACGAGGCCGAGCAGCTCTGTGACCGCCTGGTGGTGATGGACGGCGGGCGGATCGTCGCCGAGGGCTCGCCCCGGGCGCTGATCGAGCGGCACTCCACCCGGGAGGTGGTCGAGCTGCGCTTCGCCGCCGAATCGCAGGAGGCGTTCGCGGGCAAGCTCGACGGGCTGGGCGAGCGAGTCGAGGTGCTGCCCGACCGGATCCTGCTCTATGTGGCCGACGGCGACGCGGCGGTGACCGAGGTCACCGGGCTGGGCCTGCATCCGGTCAACGTGCTGGTCCGGCGCAGCAGCCTGGAGGACGTCTTCCTGCACCTCACCGGCCGCACGTTGGTGGACTGA